The following proteins are encoded in a genomic region of Pyricularia oryzae 70-15 chromosome 6, whole genome shotgun sequence:
- a CDS encoding checkpoint protein hus1 — translation MRFKTELKNIRTFSKLTAALSSLEKIAWVRLDDDTARFTVIPAQGSQVWATLSMDLIFENYHIQSAEANNTINLELPLGPLQRALKSAINSTDADLRLTKKNGIPLLSMTIRTTTNPPNQGGASGGFGGYGRSRAGGGFDDPFADDASFMQESLELTMKREREKVITQDIPVRVLHPDTVETIMQPKVREPDVHIQLPPLMQLKAISDRFTKLAMTASSGGTGGGLHATSGAMGGSNIGSTATASSINGPKLELSANMHGSLRLRIATDSLDVESVWSGLENPELDPAQLSVPIEDHPSTRFKEAGPNKWASVRVDGKDLSKVLSVGRLDGRVIACFADDHALILYVYVPQYDDSGADDSVLTYYVSSYSA, via the exons ATGCGGTTCAAGACTGAGCTGAAGAATATACGCACATTTTCCA AGTTGACTGCTGCGCTCAGCTCCTTGGAAAAAATTGCTTGGGTGAGGCTTGACGATGATACGGCGCGCTTCACTGTGATTCCGGCCCAAGGGTCGCAAGTATGGGC CACACTGTCGATGGATCTCATCTTCGAGAACTACCACATCCAGTCAGCCGAGGCGAACAACACCATCAATCTCGAGCTGCCCCTTGGTCCATTGCAGCGCGCACTCAAGTCCGCCATAAATAGCACAGATGCCGATTTGCGCCTCACCAAGAAAAACGGAATTCCGCTCCTGTCAATGACCATCCGGACGACCACGAATCCACCAAACCAGGGAGGTGCTAGCGGCGGCTTTGGAGGATATGGGAGGTCCAGGGCCGGAGGCGGATTCGATGACCCGTTTGCCGACGACGCCTCCTTCATGCAAGAATCCCTTGAACTCACCATGAAGCGAGAGCGCGAAAAGGTCATCACCCAGGACATACCCGTGCGCGTGTTACACCCAGACACGGTCGAAACGATCATGCAGCCCAAGGTGCGCGAGCCCGACGTCCACATCCAGCTGCCGCCTCTGATGCAGCTCAAAGCCATCAGCGACCGCTTCACCAAGCTGGCAATGACGGCTTCGAGCGGTGGTACCGGAGGTGGGCTGCATGCGACATCCGGGGCCATGGGAGGGTCCAACATCGGCTCCACggccacggcgtcgtcgatcAACGGCCCCAAGCTGGAGTTGAGCGCAAACATGCACGGGTCTCTGCGCCTGCGCATCGCCACTGATTCTCTCGACGTCGAGTCTGTCTGGAGTGGCCTTGAAAACCCAGAGCTCGACCCGGCTCAGCTATCAGTCCCCATCGAGGACCACCCGAGTACGCGCTTTAAGGAGGCTGGTCCAAACAAGTGGGCCAGTGTCCGGGTTGACGGCAAAGATTTGAGCAAAGTCCTCAGCGTCGGGCGCCTTGACGGTCGTGTCATTGCGTGCTTTGCTGATGATCATGCCCTTATCCTTTACGTTTACGTCCCACAATATGACGACTCGGGTGCAGACGATTCCGTTCTTACG TACTACGTGTCGAGTTATAGTGCCTGA
- a CDS encoding phosphoserine aminotransferase codes for MPTRADITYFGAGPAALPTDVLEKAAQALLDYNGTGLGIAEHSHRSEHATTIINEAKADLLAYLDVPEAADYDVLFMQGGGSGEFAATVYNLVGAWVARQVKAAGLEGEKDDAKVAEALRPKLQYLKLDYIVTGGWSLKAYQEAQRLVGPEHVNLVADSRPANGGKFGTIPPESEWKLSKDAAMVYYCDNETVDGVEFPKFPDILATSGGEGPLVVADMSSNILSRRIPVKNYGVLFFGAQKNLGSTGVTVAVVKKSLLPPTTPQPSATLLRKLGLPVGPIILSYETIAKNNSLYNTLSIFDVYIAGLVLKKLLATYPADKVDGQQAVADKKAKLIYAALDAHPEVFRVVPAKSARSRMNICFRVTKGGEANTDAAEKEFLKQATALNLTGLKGHRSVGGIRASNYNSIPLEGAEKLARFIEDFAKA; via the exons TCACATACTTTGGCGCCGGCCCGGCCGCGCTACCCACTGATGTTCTCGAGAAGGCCGCCCAGGCCCTGCTCGATTACAACGGCACGGGGCTTGGCATCGCTGAGCACAGCCACCGCTCCGAGCACGCGACGACCATCATCAACGAGGCCAAGGCGGATCTGCTCGCCTACCTCGACGTGCCCGAGGCTGCCGACTACGACGTGCTGTTCATGCAGGGCGGCGGCAGTGGCGAGTTCGCCGCCACCGTCTACAACCTCGTCGGCGCCTGGGTCGCGCGGCAAGTCAAGGCCGCGGGGCTCGAGGGCGAAAAGGACGACGCCAAGGTCGCCGAGGCCCTGAGGCCGAAGCTTCAGTACCTCAAGCTCGACTACATTGTCACGGGCGGCTGGTCGCTCAAGGCGTACCAGGAGGCCCAGAGGCTCGTGGGTCCCGAGCACGTCAACCTCGTCGCGGATTCGCGTCCCGCCAACGGGGGCAAGTTCGGCACTATCCCGCCAGAGTCGGAATGGAAGTTGTCCAAGGACGCTGCCATGGTTTACTACTGCGACAATGAGACCGTCGATGGTGTCGAGTTCCCCAAATTCCCGGACATTCTCGCAACTTCAGGTGGAGAAGGCCCCCTGGTCGTGGCAGACATGTCCAGCAACATCCTGTCCAGGCGCATTCCAGTCAAGAACTATGGGGTGCTCTTCTTTGGCGCACAGAAAAACTTGGGTTCGACTGGTGTTACTGTCGCGGTCGTGAAGAAGAGCCTGCTGCCTCCCACGACACCACAACCATCAGCCACACTATTGAGGAAGCTCGGCCTGCCCGTTGGCCCTATTATACTCTCCTACGAGACCATTGCAAAGAACAACAGTCTATACAACACCCTGAGCATATTTGA cgttTACATCGCGGGCCTGGTTCTCAAGAAGCTGCTCGCGACCTACCCCGCTGACAAGGTCGACGGCCAGCAAGCCGTCGCGGACAAGAAGGCCAAGCTCATCTACGCTGCGCTGGACGCACACCCAGAGGTCTTCCGTGTAGTCCCGGCCAAGAGTGCCCGCTCAAGGATGAACATCTGTTTCCGTGTAACCAAGGGAGGCGAGGCCAACACAGATGCGGCCGAGAAGGAATTCTTGAAACAAGCGACCGCATTGAACTTGACTGGACTCAAGGGCCACCGTAGCGTAGGGGGCATCCGCGCCAGCAACTACAACTCTATCCCATTGGAGGGCGCTGAGAAGCTGGCCAGGTTCATCGAAGATTTTGCCAAGGCCTAA